The following are encoded together in the Deinococcus soli (ex Cha et al. 2016) genome:
- a CDS encoding TetR/AcrR family transcriptional regulator, translated as MPSETIRPARARSAEEKNQRRDDILRAAERLWTTTTYAELSMNQVAREAKLAKGTLYLYFDTKEELFLALLSEHLGQWIARTSDLLIERQPRTPQQVTDVLLDSADSLTPLRRLLVLLGTVLERNVRPELGLEFRRELDAQLRRLVQHMPYSPPVTLRLLRHLYALAIGWQQFKESLPGLDAQTGQPREELPGEYRAEFELALRGVVEQLAAQDARANAV; from the coding sequence ATGCCCTCCGAGACCATCCGACCCGCCCGCGCACGCAGCGCCGAGGAAAAGAACCAGCGCCGCGACGACATCCTGCGTGCCGCCGAGCGCCTGTGGACCACCACCACCTACGCCGAACTCAGCATGAACCAGGTCGCCCGCGAGGCCAAACTCGCCAAGGGCACGCTGTACCTGTACTTCGACACGAAAGAAGAACTGTTCCTGGCGCTGCTCAGCGAGCACCTCGGGCAGTGGATCGCCCGCACCAGCGACCTGCTGATCGAACGGCAGCCCCGCACGCCGCAGCAGGTGACCGACGTGCTGCTCGACTCGGCCGACAGCCTCACGCCCCTGCGCCGCCTGCTCGTGCTGCTCGGCACGGTCCTCGAGCGCAACGTCCGCCCAGAACTGGGCCTGGAGTTCCGCCGTGAACTGGACGCGCAGCTGCGCCGCCTCGTGCAGCACATGCCCTACAGCCCGCCCGTCACCCTGCGGCTGCTGCGCCACCTGTACGCCCTGGCGATCGGCTGGCAGCAGTTCAAGGAGTCCCTGCCCGGCCTGGACGCCCAGACCGGCCAGCCCCGCGAGGAACTGCCCGGCGAGTACCGCGCCGAGTTCGAACTCGCCCTGCGCGGCGTGGTCGAGCAGCTGGCCGCGCAGGACGCCCGCGCGAACGCCGTCTGA
- a CDS encoding bifunctional 5,10-methylenetetrahydrofolate dehydrogenase/5,10-methenyltetrahydrofolate cyclohydrolase, whose translation MTDPLPHPLALPGKPRADQVTRQVRADLSSWDFQPHLVSVLASGDPASRVYVDSKARQAKRLGVRFTVRDLGAQTTQEKLHATLHALSSDPDVHGIMLELPLATPLDADAALLHLTARKDIEGLSPANLALIAAGRESEALLPPTPRSIRFLLREALGDDLRGARVAVIGPGRTVGRPLTFMLNNRGVTVTLCNEHTRDLGGVLAAQDAVVIAVGRAGLLRAQHVQPRHVVIDAGINVPADGSGVVGDAQANLPVRAQTPVPGGVGPLTSALMYQNLVRAVKLQRGEPVE comes from the coding sequence ATGACTGATCCCCTCCCCCACCCCCTGGCGCTGCCGGGGAAACCCCGCGCGGACCAGGTGACCCGGCAGGTCCGCGCCGATCTGAGCAGCTGGGATTTCCAGCCTCACCTCGTGAGTGTCCTGGCGTCCGGCGACCCGGCCAGCCGCGTGTACGTGGACAGCAAGGCCCGGCAGGCCAAACGTCTGGGCGTGCGTTTCACCGTGCGCGACCTGGGCGCGCAGACCACCCAGGAAAAGCTGCACGCGACGCTTCACGCGCTGTCCAGCGATCCGGACGTGCACGGCATCATGCTGGAGTTGCCGCTGGCCACGCCACTGGACGCGGACGCCGCGCTGCTGCACCTGACCGCCCGCAAGGACATCGAGGGCCTGAGCCCCGCGAACCTCGCCCTGATCGCCGCCGGGCGCGAGAGCGAGGCGCTGCTGCCACCCACGCCCCGCTCGATCCGCTTCCTGCTGCGCGAGGCGCTGGGCGACGACCTGCGCGGCGCGCGGGTGGCCGTGATCGGGCCGGGCCGCACGGTGGGCCGCCCGCTGACGTTCATGCTGAACAACCGCGGCGTGACCGTCACGCTGTGCAACGAACACACCCGCGACCTGGGCGGCGTGCTGGCCGCGCAGGACGCCGTGGTGATCGCCGTGGGCCGCGCGGGGCTGCTGCGCGCACAGCACGTCCAGCCGCGTCATGTGGTGATTGATGCCGGGATCAACGTGCCAGCGGACGGCAGCGGCGTGGTGGGCGACGCGCAGGCGAACCTGCCGGTGCGCGCCCAGACGCCCGTGCCCGGGGGCGTGGGCCCGCTGACGAGCGCGCTGATGTACCAGAACCTCGTGCGCGCCGTGAAGTTGCAGCGCGGCGAACCGGTCGAGTAA